In Agrobacterium tumefaciens, a single genomic region encodes these proteins:
- a CDS encoding SDR family oxidoreductase — MKDRKDQLAVVTGAAGDIGRAIAAALSESHAKVVLVDIDADALSDALSKLSGPGFAAKTCDVTDPQDLARLAAEVAKLGDVATLVNNAGAARAVSLHDTTAEIWRKDNALNLEAPFLCFRAFEEALKRTQGSVVNITSVNGMAVFGHPAYSAAKAGLIHLTRLIAVEYGKFGIRSNAVAPGTVRTQAWEARAAANPQVFEEAKHWYPLQRIVRPEDVANAVAFLAGPQAAAVSGVCLPVDCGLTAGQAPLARTFSQSEHY, encoded by the coding sequence ATGAAGGACAGGAAAGACCAGCTCGCCGTCGTAACCGGTGCGGCGGGGGATATTGGCCGGGCGATTGCTGCGGCACTTTCTGAAAGCCATGCGAAGGTGGTGTTGGTTGATATCGATGCCGACGCCCTGTCCGATGCGCTTTCCAAGCTTTCCGGTCCGGGCTTCGCTGCGAAAACCTGTGATGTCACCGATCCGCAGGATCTTGCGCGGCTGGCCGCCGAGGTCGCGAAACTGGGCGATGTCGCCACCCTCGTCAATAATGCCGGTGCGGCACGGGCTGTCAGCCTGCATGACACGACCGCTGAGATATGGCGTAAGGACAATGCTCTCAATCTGGAAGCGCCGTTTCTCTGCTTCAGGGCTTTCGAGGAGGCGTTGAAGCGTACCCAGGGTTCCGTGGTCAATATCACCTCCGTCAACGGCATGGCGGTGTTCGGTCATCCGGCCTATAGCGCGGCAAAGGCGGGGCTGATCCATCTGACTAGGCTGATCGCCGTCGAATACGGCAAATTCGGCATCCGTTCCAACGCGGTTGCGCCAGGCACCGTGCGCACGCAGGCATGGGAGGCGCGCGCCGCCGCCAATCCCCAGGTCTTCGAGGAAGCCAAGCACTGGTATCCGCTGCAGCGTATCGTCAGACCCGAGGATGTGGCGAATGCGGTTGCCTTTCTGGCCGGCCCGCAGGCCGCTGCTGTCAGCGGCGTGTGTCTGCCGGTTGATTGCGGGCTGACGGCGGGGCAGGCGCCGCTGGCCCGAACTTTTTCGCAATCCGAACACTACTGA
- a CDS encoding MurR/RpiR family transcriptional regulator gives MDIFARIQEDRGQFSQSERRIADILVSDFEFAVNASIIELAARAEVSPPTVTRFCRRLGCQSFSDFKVSLAKTAYVGVRYLTSEPSSTGPSDVAEEVLAKAQEALFLLHKTLDPALADEAAVKIANSGMIYAFGAGGNSSMIASEIQNRLFRLGLRVSTSADHSMQLMMTAAARKEDVIIGSSFSGRNMELVKCFRLAREMGVTTIALTQSDTPVAAAADMVVAVNVPEGNNIFRPTSSRYAYLAAVDILATLAAYQQRQRSMVTLRHIKQQLVEHRDPDDKQLLGD, from the coding sequence ATGGATATTTTCGCAAGGATACAGGAAGACAGGGGGCAGTTCTCGCAATCGGAACGGCGGATTGCCGATATTCTGGTTTCGGACTTCGAATTCGCCGTCAATGCGTCGATCATCGAGCTTGCGGCCCGCGCGGAAGTCTCTCCGCCGACGGTGACGCGGTTCTGCCGTCGTCTCGGTTGCCAGAGCTTTTCGGATTTCAAGGTCAGCCTTGCCAAGACGGCCTATGTGGGTGTCCGGTATCTCACGTCGGAACCTTCCAGCACCGGCCCTTCCGATGTCGCAGAAGAGGTGTTGGCAAAGGCGCAGGAAGCGCTGTTCCTGTTGCACAAAACGCTCGATCCAGCGCTCGCCGATGAAGCGGCAGTCAAGATTGCCAATAGCGGCATGATCTACGCCTTCGGTGCGGGCGGCAATTCCTCGATGATCGCTTCGGAAATCCAGAACCGGCTGTTCCGGCTGGGTTTGCGTGTTTCGACCAGCGCCGATCACAGCATGCAGCTGATGATGACGGCTGCGGCGCGAAAGGAAGACGTGATTATCGGTTCGTCCTTTTCCGGTCGCAACATGGAACTGGTGAAGTGTTTCAGGCTGGCGCGGGAAATGGGGGTCACCACCATCGCGCTCACCCAGAGCGACACGCCGGTTGCTGCCGCAGCCGATATGGTGGTGGCCGTGAATGTGCCCGAAGGAAACAATATCTTCCGGCCGACTTCGTCACGTTACGCTTATCTCGCCGCCGTCGATATTCTTGCGACGCTTGCCGCCTATCAACAGCGGCAGAGATCGATGGTGACGTTGCGCCACATCAAGCAGCAGCTCGTGGAGCATCGCGATCCCGATGACAAGCAATTGCTCGGTGACTGA